The genome window AGGACACTAACACAATACCATTGTGACAACTCGTTGGgttttgacctaatttatcatgtcgtcaggGGAAAAAACTTTTGTGTATACAGACCTGACGGTAGAGTTTAAGCCCACATCGGATATCTAAAAAATAAGTTTGTATGTTGTCGCTCTTGGTTACTCAAAAAAAGTTAAGGACACTAAGAAACTACGAGTGGACACTGTTGGTGCCATGGTTTGGAGGGTTTTGACTCCCACTTGTTTACAAAACCAACCGAGAAAAAGCTTTAAATTTGCATAGTAGAATTGATGTACACATAATCCAAAAAGAATTCAGTTTGACGGTTAAAGTGGTTAGCTAATCACGCATACTGTGCCATTGAACAACCCAATCTggtaaaaaagataaaagagaaaCAGCTAATCAAATGTACGATACATACATTAGTAGTAGAATTCTTTACAACTAATACTAAGCTATTGACTTTTCTATTGAAAGTTGATGTTGATGTACTCATCACTTATTGCCCACTATATGGGAAGAAAAAGATTTCACTCATCATATGGATTTATCCCACGAAAGACTAAATGAGGTCCACAGCAAAGTTGCCAGCACATGCCTAGGTGTCCGTTAATCAGGTACACGTGTCAAGGGAATGGTGGCTCAGCTCGTCCCTTTAAATCCATTAGGCTTGGAACAACACTGTCTGTCCAGTGTCCATCACACTCTTGTCCTTGTCACGTGACTTGCCCCGTGCAGGCCGGCACCGCCCATCTCTCATGTCACGAGATACACAAAAAAATGGTTTTGTTATCTAAATTGCTCCATTTGATTtatcataattaattattatctgGAATTAATTGGGATAAAATCTTCTAGTTAGATGATCCAAAATTTAACTTACTCCGCTAGAAAATCTAACTCAGACACATCAAAGTGATATTGTCCGTTCTTTGTCAGATAGTCAAATGGACTTTTTGTTCTCGATCATCCAAAATATGTAGGCTTAGAAAATACGTAAATtgtgtgagaaaaaaaattggacttttacttatatatataataactcaCTTAAATTATGTCAATCTAACAAACTATAATTTACTGCTAAATTAGCAGCCGTTTAAGGGGGAGGGAAAAGGGTAATTCAAAGGGAGAATGATGAAGGCACGTGGCATGAAATGGTGGGGATAGGAGTGACCAACCATCCACCAACGGTGAGGTGGTGAAGACAAGACAAGCTCCTTATCAGGAACCACCAAAATCCCCCCTTTTTTGGCCACACCCCACCATCTCATGACAAGTATTAGCCACTCATCCATCGACACCGCATTTACTACTCTACCCCTCTCTCATTACTTTAACTACTATCtctaatacatatacatatctcTACCTACTACACAATCTACGTGTTCAAGGAAATTAAGATACATTGATATTAGGGTAATGTAGAATATGTATTAAACTTAAGAGGAAATTTAAGAACGTGATTTTGGGACATGGAGTAGGATTATGTTATGTAGGGGTGGAGCTAGAAAATAATGTTGGGGTGGGCTAATTCTAAAACGATATCACATTAATTCATCCGAAAAACTTTTTGCTAGAGTCCAGGGTCAACGTTTTCGAAATTTTTTTAAGACTATTTACAATAACACAAGTATTTGAAATTATATTATAACAATTTCTAATTAAACGCAAACCAGTTTAACTATCAAATTAAATGTATTTGAATGTCACTCACATGTTTGAGAATTATTTGTGATATTCAAATCAATGGCGGACTTGAGCCAAATTTTAAAGACTTAGACGTAAGTCCATAGGGTTGACCTATGATACAATAGGGGCTTATTAATGGATAGAAACGGACATTagtttatatttaaaaattttagatataataatataagccctaatcatcaaaagaaacatatatatttgagcaCAAATTTCAGTTTGTACCTAGAGTGTTGGGCTTGATATGAATCAAGTAAGATAAGCTTAtagcataattatttttaattgcattttacaattttatgttaaatatatttataaaacaaACCCGCAGAGGACCAATATAGTCCCCTTCCCTCCGCCCCTGATGTTATGGTGAGATCATTATCACCCAAGATAAATCTTGGACCCGCTTGATGATTGCAATATGAAGTTTCAATATACaagattccaaaaaaaaaatggacaatTCCCTCTAGAATGGGTAATATTGGTCAAGTTGGCTGGTCTCgtttttgttgtatttgagGTGTTAATTAGGTAAGAAAAATGTAAAGAACTCTCTCTGCATAGAAATGTTGTTTCTAAGAATTGAACATGGAGTATTAATTAATTACGAATTTACAACAGCAAAATAAGAATTGACcgacattattttttaaaattccacaTAATATTTCATCTATTGCACGAACACGTGTAGGGTAAAGATGGCAGCAATCACTGAGGACTACAATTGATATCTCTTTAACTTTAAGGGCATATCTCATGTCTCCAAAAGAGTCCAATcgttagatataaaacaaaaaatattttatatataatttaagttgtatttgatttttatttcgaacaaaaaatatatcgttgggttctcAAGATCGATCAATatacaattatttttttccaaatttgaaaaagaaattgaacttTAAAAGTGAATTCTAAAAGTTAAGACTCATTTTACAACTTCATagaagaatttatatatatatatatatatatatatatttatatatttatagctTGATGAGTCAATTTAATGTCACAATTAAGGATTTATATGCATGGATTGTGATTTGCATCCCACGCAAGGGCTAATTTAGTAAATTCATACGCTCCATAACTGCTTATAAGTACTGGGGCAACTGCAACAAGAAGAGGTACTGTTATAATTGAGGCTTCTATTACATTCTCTCCTCGCTAAATTTGTTCTACGTACAAGGTTTGGATAATCTTAGTTTCTTGTCTTCACAAATTCACTCTCTATTTGAATCAAATTAGATGACATCATTAATCTTATGATGATTGGTTGATGTGTAGGAGTGCAGATTTTATGATGGAGAAACAAAGCTTCTCCGGATTGGCGAGAACAATGTCCGACCAACTGGTGGAGGCGGTGACGGCAGCTTTCAAGTCACCGCCGACGCCAAGCGGCGGGTCAGATGGTGGTGGAAGCAGTAGTACACTATCGAGGAAGTCAAGCAAACAAGTGTTGGTACCGGCTTCGCCGGTTCGTAGTAGCAAGAACACACACATTAGGAAGGCAAGGAGTGCACAAATGAAGTTTGAGCTGGATGAGCTGAGTAGCGGCGCGGCTCTTAGCCGAGCCTCCAGTGCCAGCTTGggcctctccttctccttcaccGGCTTCACTATGCCACCGGAGGATGTCGCGGATTCGAAGCCGTTTAGCGACGATGATATTCGTAAGttgattttgttctttgttttcttgaatGTTTTGTGTTGGTATGCCACTTTTCTTCTGGTGATCAAGACAACCATTATTTGAATTCTAGAAGTTTTATGCGTTGCCTGTGTTCGTAAACAGACAACTGTAGAAAAACCAGActgtaagaaaagaaaattacaaactGAACCCAATCGTCTATGATTAAAACTGCAATGAATTTTACCCCTAGACCCTTAGCTCGATTAGAGTCTCCAGTCTCTCTCCtcttgattctttttctttgttggggGCTTATGTGTAAGTCAAAAACCAGTGATGATTGGTCTGTCAGATAGGGAAAAAGTTAAGACAACCTTTCATCCAACTCCAACACTCCTAATTTCAACGGGTTTAGGACTTTATTTATAAAAGTGCAAACGGTTCTTTtaacggtttttttttttttttttgtgtacggTTCCTTTAACGacttagagcaactccaatgacGAATATAATATCAACTACTCcaaaaccattctctctcttctcctctctcctacgtggcataatttaattgaatgaatggatcccacaatatacactatacatcaacacttcatactcattttctctattttctctcttacttttcatcagctctttcttcctttttatcacctctctcttcgtttttatcatctctctcttccttttcatcatatcTCTTTTTACTATTCATCAgctatatacatacttcatatttcaagtgtcattttccacaataacctataaaacaagtgtcattatcaagaaagtgtgttttcaagtgtttattttcatccattgtagaactctagcactctaaatttttcataaagttcacttttgaacaattgaaaaatatatttcaagTGTCCGTTGGACATGCTCTTAGATCAACCACAATGGTACAAAACTGTGAAGACGGTGAGCATTGAGCAATGGACCCTACTCTCACCTAAAATTAATCACAGATGTGACTCCTCCAAATGTCCCTCTTTCAgctaaatcaacaaaaaaaaaaaatcagcaacaCATAATAGTAAGTCTCTGCATATTTGTCTCAAGATAGTGATGGTCTCCTCAGTGTGGAAACTTTCATGACTCAACAGGCATTCGGAAAAAAGATGACTagacttgtctacaaatagtcATTCAAGTGTAAATTAACCAAGTCAACTTTATATAGATTTTTAGACTTCTCTGAGTCATGTAAATTGACAGAAACTGAACTGCAAAAGATATTTAAATCAAGCTGAGCAGCAACTTCCAACTTCTTCATTCATCTGAAAGAATGAAAATTGTTAACAAACCAGGTAAAAACACTGCATGCTATGTTGAATTACTCGAAAACTATTTATATctaacatatatgtatgtatgcttTGTTGCAGCTGAAGATATTGAAGCAGGAATTCAGAGGGAAAAGTTTCAGATGGAACCAACATTGCCAATATACATCAAGGTAACACACAACTCACCACGCAGGTTCTCCTAAAacccttgtttttttttatatctgcAAAAGAGCGTAACAGATGTTCAAACCTGACTTTGCTAATGGCGGGTGGATTGATTTGTACTTGTCTATTTGGACAGGCAAGGAAGGagatttttatcttaactaTCGTCGCGACCAATATAGGCATACATGGCTAGTATGTTCAGGTTTCAGTCTTGTACGTAGTTTCATCTTATATGACATTTGTGTACAAGACTTCCCCCTTCTTTCCTATATGGTGCAGCACATACATCCATCACTACTTAACttgaaaattaaaaggaaataaAGGTCTTAGCATTTCTTGCATAATAAGGGTTATGAACTAGACCCAGCACTGAAAAGCAGCACCAGAAGACCTGGCTTTTCTGAGGAAAGAAGGGTGAACACTGCAGCCCTACAACATTTTATATACTCTTGAGGTTGCTCTCCTCCTTTGTGCTAACACAATCTAATCTAGCTAGGTATTTTATGAACAATTTTCTTTGACCGAACTAAGGCTCGTTTTGTTCCTGAACTCTGCAGTTCAAAGATGTCACTTACAAGGTGATTATCAGAGGAATTACTACGACTGCTGAGAAAGAGATCTTGAATGGGATTACTGGCTCAGTAAATCCAGGTGAAGTTTTGGCTCTCATGGGACCTTCAGGAAGTGGAAAGACAACACTCCTAAACCTGCTAGGTGGGAGGTTAACTCACGATAACAATGTTGGTGGTTCAATTACTTATAATGACCAGAAATACTCCAAATTTCTCAAGAGTAGGTAAGTATTGGATTGCAATACAAACATAATGCGTCATCATTGTCATGTACTTGAAAGCATATCGGTCTACTAATCGTGCTTGAAAAATCACTAAGATCAATAAAAACAACATACTTgataaaaacaaataacatagTTATTTCAAGGATTTCTTATTGTGTTTCTACTTGATTAAAGCTGCATTAGTGATATCTTTTGGATACTAGTTCAGCTATAAAGAGACATTTGAGATTATATCTAACAGTTTTATCATATCTCTGATAAGCAAAAGATTCTAAGTATATGCAACAACTAACATGTAATGTATGACAGGGTAGGCTTTGTCACTCAAGACGACATTCTGTTTCCTCACATAACGGTAAAGGAAACACTGACATATGCAGCACGACTCCGACTTCCCAATACATTGACAAAAGAGCAAAAGGAAAAACGGGCAATAGACGTTATCCATGAGCTAGGCTTAGAGAGGTAAGTATTCCTTTAATATTCTCATTAATGAGGGATTGATTCTATAGTTATTTTCAGAATATGAAATGAATTCCAGCAGAAATAAGGGGGACAAAAGGAATATTACCAGCAGTATTGAAAAGCTACTGAGTAAGAGAAATACTGATCTCCACAGGTGCCAAGACACTATGATTGGTGGCTCTTTCGTACGTGGAGTATCAGGAGGAGAGAGGAAAAGGGTTTGTATAGGCAATGAGATCATAATCAACccttcacttttgtttcttgacgAGCCAACCTCTGGCTTGGACTCCACCACTGCTTTGAGGATTGTTCAGGTGTTACAAGACATAGCAGAGGTATTTCCAGTTCAAACAAAGACCTTTCTGGTGCAAAAGGCAATAGTATCATCAGAATTAAGAGACGGATCATGTTACTAACGTACCTGTTCTTATGGCAGGCAGGGAAAACAGTGGTGACGACCATCCACCAGCCTTCAAGTAGACTCTTCCACAAATTTGACAAGTTGATACTCCTTGGGAAGGGGAGTTTGCTCTATTTTGGAAAAGCATCAGAAGCAATGACTTATTTCTCATCAATAGGATGCAATCCTCTAATTTCTATGAACCCAGCCGAGTTCTTGATTGACCTGGCCAATGGAAACATCATTGATATCTCCATACCATCTGAATTAGAGGACAGAGTGCAAATGGGGAATTCAGAGATTGAAATCCAACATGGGAAGCCATCTCCAGCAGTTGTGCATGAGGTACACTCTTTAACATTGAAGAACTTCCAAGGAATATACAGAATAAGTTTGAAGCAAATTCCAAGTGCTTGTATGTACCACTTATCCTGATGTAGAAAAACTAGTAGAGTTGAAGAATAAATCTGAACGGTTATtcaaaaatgaagagagaaagaaaaggtcaCCATATTCTAATTGAACTTTCATATCCTTAAGAGTAATTTTTATCATGATCGCATTGCCAAAAGCTCCACTTTGTTACCCATAACACCGGAAGCTACTCATACATATTGATCTTTGACTCAGGAAAAAATTCCTAGTTGAATTGAAATATGATAGCTGTGGATACTACTAATATGTGGAATATAAATCATTGTATGCGGTTCAAAGTTTATACCATCCTACATGAAGGTAAAGAAATAGATAGCTCAAAACAGTACAATTTTAAGTTTACTGTCCCAAAGTCAGATGCCCTTTCTACCTCCTGGTATGACCGTAATAGGAAGGTGCCACGTGCCTTTTTCTATCTGATGCTTTGTTTTAAAACAGTACCTGGTGGAGGCATATGACACAAGAGTTGCAGAAAATGAGAAGAATAAACTTATGGATCCCATTCCCCTTGATGAAGAAGTGAAATCAAATGTTTCTTCACCAAAGCGAGTATGGGGAGCAAGCTGGTGGCAACAATATGCCATATTATCCTGTAGAGGAATCAAAGAAAGGCGGCATGACTACTTTAGCTGGCTGAGAATCACCCAAGTCCTCGCTACAGCAACTATTTTGGGATTACTTTGGTGGCATTCAGATTGTGATAACCCCAAAGACCTTCTAGATCAGGTATGTCATCAGAGTCAAAACATAAAGGTTTACCAAACACTTTAGTATACATATCTCCCCTGCATTTCCCACATAATAAAACAATTATATCAGCAGGGATGAAGTACTGAACTCGCTTTCTTTCATTGACATGCTATTAAATATCATATCAAAAAGAACAATTGGAGAAAAACTGAGTTCAAATAAACTGCACAAGTTGGGAAAAAGCAATGCAAACAGACAAGGGAACGTAGAAATATAACGGaacttttttaattttcaatctGAAAAAATATAGCACTTGTGCAATCTTGAAGTAAAGCATCTTTTCATTCAAATCCATTCACGAAATGTCAAGTAATTAGAAAATATGCTACTTCATATACATGCGTAATCAACCCAAAATTATAAGAAtttaatattcttttttttaaacatatGAATTTAATATTCTTACATTGCAGGCAGGGCTGCTTTTCTTCATTTCTGTTTTTTGGGGATTTTTTCCCATCTTCACTGCAATTTTTGCCTTCCCTCAAGAAAGAGCAATGCTGAAGAAGGAACGTGCAGCTGATATGTACAGGCTAAGCGCATACTTCCTAGCTAGGACTACCAGCGACCTTCCACTTGACCTATTACTACCAACACTTTTCCTTCTGGTGGTCTACTTTATGGCCGGTTTGAGATTGAGTGCTGGACCCTTTTTCCTTACCATGCTAACAGTTTTCCTCTGCATCGTAGCAGCTCAGGTAAAGCTCTTTCGCCGTCACTCTAATAAGGTATCACAAACATGAAAGCCTAATACATTAAAGAATGGGTAAATTGGCAGGGACTAGGACTAGCAATTGGGGCTACATTGATGGACATGAAAAAGGCCACGACTCTGGCTTCTGTAACAGTGATGACTTTCATGTTGGCTGGTGGATACTTTGTTAA of Tripterygium wilfordii isolate XIE 37 chromosome 13, ASM1340144v1, whole genome shotgun sequence contains these proteins:
- the LOC120012868 gene encoding ABC transporter G family member 22-like → MCRSADFMMEKQSFSGLARTMSDQLVEAVTAAFKSPPTPSGGSDGGGSSSTLSRKSSKQVLVPASPVRSSKNTHIRKARSAQMKFELDELSSGAALSRASSASLGLSFSFTGFTMPPEDVADSKPFSDDDIPEDIEAGIQREKFQMEPTLPIYIKFKDVTYKVIIRGITTTAEKEILNGITGSVNPGEVLALMGPSGSGKTTLLNLLGGRLTHDNNVGGSITYNDQKYSKFLKSRVGFVTQDDILFPHITVKETLTYAARLRLPNTLTKEQKEKRAIDVIHELGLERCQDTMIGGSFVRGVSGGERKRVCIGNEIIINPSLLFLDEPTSGLDSTTALRIVQVLQDIAEAGKTVVTTIHQPSSRLFHKFDKLILLGKGSLLYFGKASEAMTYFSSIGCNPLISMNPAEFLIDLANGNIIDISIPSELEDRVQMGNSEIEIQHGKPSPAVVHEYLVEAYDTRVAENEKNKLMDPIPLDEEVKSNVSSPKRVWGASWWQQYAILSCRGIKERRHDYFSWLRITQVLATATILGLLWWHSDCDNPKDLLDQAGLLFFISVFWGFFPIFTAIFAFPQERAMLKKERAADMYRLSAYFLARTTSDLPLDLLLPTLFLLVVYFMAGLRLSAGPFFLTMLTVFLCIVAAQGLGLAIGATLMDMKKATTLASVTVMTFMLAGGYFVKKVPVFVSWIRYMSFNYHTYKLLLKVQYEPITPSVNGTRIDSGLTEVVALVTMVIGYRLLAYLSLRRMSLQGA